The following coding sequences are from one Carcharodon carcharias isolate sCarCar2 chromosome 13, sCarCar2.pri, whole genome shotgun sequence window:
- the ctu1 gene encoding cytoplasmic tRNA 2-thiolation protein 1, which translates to MPVPCSSCDKKAAVLRRPKTGHSLCKECFFWAFEEEVHQTILCAKLFQKGETVGIGASGGKDSTVLAHVLKVLNERYNYGLNLMLLSVDEGITGYRDDSLETVKRNQQQYDLPLKIVSYEELYGWTMDQIVKKVGLKNNCTFCGVFRRQALDRGAMMLKVDKVCTGHNADDVAETVLMNFLRGDIARLRRCTSIITGSEGAIPRCKPLKYAYEKEIVLYAYFKKLDYFSTECVYSPNAYRGYARAFLKDLESIRASAIMDVIHSGENLSIKEDVKMPTQGTCTRCGYISSQKLCKACALLEGLNRGLPKLGIGKHHKLHNRLLNKEPLTEEEKKKLGAINF; encoded by the exons ATGCCAGTTCCCTGCAGCAGCTGTGACAAAAAGGCAGCAGTCCTCAGGCGGCCCAAAACAGGCCACTCCCTTTGTAAAGAGTGCTTTTTCTGGGCCTTTGAAGAGGAGGTTCATCAGACAATCCTGTGTGCTAAGCTTTTCCAGAAGGGAGAGACTGTTGGAATTGGTGCTTCTGGCGGAAAGGACTCAACCGTTCTAGCTCATGTTCTAAAAGTCTTAAATGAACGGTATAATTACGGGTTAAATCTGATGCTGCTTTCTGTGGATGAAGGCATCACTGGTTATCGTGATGACTCCTTAGAGACGGTAAAGAGAAACCAACAACAGTACGACCTGCCTCTCAAGATTGTTTCCTATGAAGAGCTGTATGGTTGGACAATGGACCAGATTGTGAAGAAAGTTGGGTTGAAAAATAACTGCACGTTCTGTGGAGTCTTCAGACGGCAAGCTCTTGACCGAGGGGCCATGATGCTGAAGGTAGACAAGGTCTGCACAG GTCACAATGCTGATGACGTTGCTGAAACTGTCCTGATGAATTTCTTACGTGGAGACATTGCTAGACTCCGCCGCTGCACCTCAATCATCACAGGCAGCGAGGGAGCCATTCCTCGCTGCAAGCCACTCAAATACGCTTATGAGAAGGAGATTGTGCTGTATGCTTACTTCAAGAAACTGGACTACTTCTCTACAGAATGTGTGTATTCCCCTAATGCATACAGGGGCTATGCTCGTGCTTTTCTGAAAGATCTGGAGTCTATCCGGGCCAGTGCTATCATGGATGTAATTCACTCCGGTGAGAATCTGTCTATAAAGGAGGACGTGAAGATGCCCACACAGGGTACCTGCACCCGCTGTGGTTACATTTCCAGCCAGAAGCTCTGTAAGGCGTGTGCTCTGCTGGAGGGGCTGAACCGAGGGCTGCCTAAACTTGGTATTGGCAAGCACCACAAATTGCACAATCGACTGCTGAACAAGGAGCCGCTCACTGAGGAAGAAAAGAAGAAACTGGGAGCAATTAATTTCTGA
- the sirt4 gene encoding NAD-dependent protein lipoamidase sirtuin-4, mitochondrial isoform X3, with amino-acid sequence MSLMNWLRHIVCVDHLCREQSTIIGMRLLSAFVVAEKCLFLKWTGRNYSSVTASDLAFVPSSRPLDSIELEELQDFVLRSKKLFVLTGAGVSTESGIPDYRSEGVGLYARTARRPIQHSEFIRSAKGRQMYWARNYVGWPQFCCHQPNVAHDVLSKWETLGKLHWLVTQNVDALHSKAGSRRLTELHGCSHRVLCLGCGDVTPRSHLQEKFTALNPGWTEEAHGIAPDGDVFLTDEQVKNFNVPSCESCGGILKPDVTFFGDTVSKKKVDFVYERVAESDAVLVAGSSLQVYSGYRFIIAAYEKKIPIALLNIGDTRADREATLKINARCGEVLSSILQL; translated from the exons ATGTCACTCATGAACTGGCTAAGACATATAGTTTGTGTGGATCACCTCTGCAGAGAACAGTCTACCATTATAGGG ATGCGACTGCTGTCTGCATTTGTAGTTGCTGAGAAATGCCTGTTTTTGAAGTGGACCGGCAGGAACTACAGTTCAGTCACTGCTTCCGATTTGGCATTTGTTCCTTCGAGCCGTCCATTGGACTCCATCGAGTTGGAGGAACTTCAGGATTTTGTGCTTCGGTCCAAGAAGCTTTTTGTGCTGACTGGAGCAGGGGTGTCAACAGAGTCTGGTATTCCGGATTATCGATCTGAGGGTGTGGGGCTCTACGCTCGGACAGCGAGGCGGCCCATTCAGCACTCTGAGTTCATCCGCAGTGCCAAGGGCAGGCAGATGTACTGGGCACGGAATTATGTTGGCTGGCCACAATTTTGCTGTCACCAGCCAAATGTGGCGCACGATGTTTTGAGTAAATGGGAGACCCTGGGGAAGCTCCACTGGCTGGTGACTCAAAATGTGGATGCTTTGCACTCAAAGGCAGGAAGTCGACGCCTGACAGAGCTTCACGGCTGTTCTCACAGGGTGCTCTGTCTTGGGTGTGGAGATGTAACACCTAGGAGCCATCTCCAAGAAAAATTCACAGCTCTGAATCCTGGCTGGACTGAAGAAGCACACGGAATAGCTCCAGATGGAGACGTTTTCCTGACCGATGAACAGGTTAAAAATTTTAACGTTCCCTCGTGTGAGAGTTGTGGCGGTATCCTGAAACCTGATGTCACCTTTTTTGGAGACACGGTGAGCAAGAAGAAAGTGGATTTTGTCTATGAGCGTGTGGCTGAGTCGGATGCAGTTCTGGTGGCAGGTTCTTCGCtgcag GTGTATTCTGGATACAGGTTCATCATTGCAGCCTATGAGAAGAAGATACCAATTGCACTACTGAACATTGGGGATACCAGAGCAGATAGAGAGGCTACTCTGAAAATCAATGCTCGATGTGGAGAGGTGCTGTCCAGTATTCTTCAACTTTGA
- the sirt4 gene encoding NAD-dependent protein lipoamidase sirtuin-4, mitochondrial isoform X2 — protein MRLLSAFVVAEKCLFLKWTGRNYSSVTASDLAFVPSSRPLDSIELEELQDFVLRSKKLFVLTGAGVSTESGIPDYRSEGVGLYARTARRPIQHSEFIRSAKGRQMYWARNYVGWPQFCCHQPNVAHDVLSKWETLGKLHWLVTQNVDALHSKAGSRRLTELHGCSHRVLCLGCGDVTPRSHLQEKFTALNPGWTEEAHGIAPDGDVFLTDEQVKNFNVPSCESCGGILKPDVTFFGDTVSKKKVDFVYERVAESDAVLVAGSSLQVYSGYRFIIAAYEKKIPIALLNIGDTRADREATLKINARCGEGSWVFEGSMSTFPHCRLPIAQESLGDPSKSSLASHIYSIQNLKRTGIGMGLIPIYFVYVLSANLPS, from the exons ATGCGACTGCTGTCTGCATTTGTAGTTGCTGAGAAATGCCTGTTTTTGAAGTGGACCGGCAGGAACTACAGTTCAGTCACTGCTTCCGATTTGGCATTTGTTCCTTCGAGCCGTCCATTGGACTCCATCGAGTTGGAGGAACTTCAGGATTTTGTGCTTCGGTCCAAGAAGCTTTTTGTGCTGACTGGAGCAGGGGTGTCAACAGAGTCTGGTATTCCGGATTATCGATCTGAGGGTGTGGGGCTCTACGCTCGGACAGCGAGGCGGCCCATTCAGCACTCTGAGTTCATCCGCAGTGCCAAGGGCAGGCAGATGTACTGGGCACGGAATTATGTTGGCTGGCCACAATTTTGCTGTCACCAGCCAAATGTGGCGCACGATGTTTTGAGTAAATGGGAGACCCTGGGGAAGCTCCACTGGCTGGTGACTCAAAATGTGGATGCTTTGCACTCAAAGGCAGGAAGTCGACGCCTGACAGAGCTTCACGGCTGTTCTCACAGGGTGCTCTGTCTTGGGTGTGGAGATGTAACACCTAGGAGCCATCTCCAAGAAAAATTCACAGCTCTGAATCCTGGCTGGACTGAAGAAGCACACGGAATAGCTCCAGATGGAGACGTTTTCCTGACCGATGAACAGGTTAAAAATTTTAACGTTCCCTCGTGTGAGAGTTGTGGCGGTATCCTGAAACCTGATGTCACCTTTTTTGGAGACACGGTGAGCAAGAAGAAAGTGGATTTTGTCTATGAGCGTGTGGCTGAGTCGGATGCAGTTCTGGTGGCAGGTTCTTCGCtgcag GTGTATTCTGGATACAGGTTCATCATTGCAGCCTATGAGAAGAAGATACCAATTGCACTACTGAACATTGGGGATACCAGAGCAGATAGAGAGGCTACTCTGAAAATCAATGCTCGATGTGGAGAG GGAAGCTGGGTCTTCGAGGGCAGCATGTCTACATTTCCACATTGTCGTTTACCCATAGCACAAGAATCCCTTGGAGATCCATCTAAAAGCAGTTTGGCTTCTCACATTTACTCAATCCAGAATCTGAAGAGAACAGGGATTGGAATGGGATTAATTCCGATTTATTTTGTCTATGTCCTCTCTGCAAATCTTCCCTCCTAa
- the sirt4 gene encoding NAD-dependent protein lipoamidase sirtuin-4, mitochondrial isoform X1, protein MSLMNWLRHIVCVDHLCREQSTIIGMRLLSAFVVAEKCLFLKWTGRNYSSVTASDLAFVPSSRPLDSIELEELQDFVLRSKKLFVLTGAGVSTESGIPDYRSEGVGLYARTARRPIQHSEFIRSAKGRQMYWARNYVGWPQFCCHQPNVAHDVLSKWETLGKLHWLVTQNVDALHSKAGSRRLTELHGCSHRVLCLGCGDVTPRSHLQEKFTALNPGWTEEAHGIAPDGDVFLTDEQVKNFNVPSCESCGGILKPDVTFFGDTVSKKKVDFVYERVAESDAVLVAGSSLQVYSGYRFIIAAYEKKIPIALLNIGDTRADREATLKINARCGEGSWVFEGSMSTFPHCRLPIAQESLGDPSKSSLASHIYSIQNLKRTGIGMGLIPIYFVYVLSANLPS, encoded by the exons ATGTCACTCATGAACTGGCTAAGACATATAGTTTGTGTGGATCACCTCTGCAGAGAACAGTCTACCATTATAGGG ATGCGACTGCTGTCTGCATTTGTAGTTGCTGAGAAATGCCTGTTTTTGAAGTGGACCGGCAGGAACTACAGTTCAGTCACTGCTTCCGATTTGGCATTTGTTCCTTCGAGCCGTCCATTGGACTCCATCGAGTTGGAGGAACTTCAGGATTTTGTGCTTCGGTCCAAGAAGCTTTTTGTGCTGACTGGAGCAGGGGTGTCAACAGAGTCTGGTATTCCGGATTATCGATCTGAGGGTGTGGGGCTCTACGCTCGGACAGCGAGGCGGCCCATTCAGCACTCTGAGTTCATCCGCAGTGCCAAGGGCAGGCAGATGTACTGGGCACGGAATTATGTTGGCTGGCCACAATTTTGCTGTCACCAGCCAAATGTGGCGCACGATGTTTTGAGTAAATGGGAGACCCTGGGGAAGCTCCACTGGCTGGTGACTCAAAATGTGGATGCTTTGCACTCAAAGGCAGGAAGTCGACGCCTGACAGAGCTTCACGGCTGTTCTCACAGGGTGCTCTGTCTTGGGTGTGGAGATGTAACACCTAGGAGCCATCTCCAAGAAAAATTCACAGCTCTGAATCCTGGCTGGACTGAAGAAGCACACGGAATAGCTCCAGATGGAGACGTTTTCCTGACCGATGAACAGGTTAAAAATTTTAACGTTCCCTCGTGTGAGAGTTGTGGCGGTATCCTGAAACCTGATGTCACCTTTTTTGGAGACACGGTGAGCAAGAAGAAAGTGGATTTTGTCTATGAGCGTGTGGCTGAGTCGGATGCAGTTCTGGTGGCAGGTTCTTCGCtgcag GTGTATTCTGGATACAGGTTCATCATTGCAGCCTATGAGAAGAAGATACCAATTGCACTACTGAACATTGGGGATACCAGAGCAGATAGAGAGGCTACTCTGAAAATCAATGCTCGATGTGGAGAG GGAAGCTGGGTCTTCGAGGGCAGCATGTCTACATTTCCACATTGTCGTTTACCCATAGCACAAGAATCCCTTGGAGATCCATCTAAAAGCAGTTTGGCTTCTCACATTTACTCAATCCAGAATCTGAAGAGAACAGGGATTGGAATGGGATTAATTCCGATTTATTTTGTCTATGTCCTCTCTGCAAATCTTCCCTCCTAa